In Treponema denticola, one genomic interval encodes:
- a CDS encoding ATP-binding cassette domain-containing protein — translation MNKTTAELRGIYKIYETENSRTGEIFVNAALSYVDIEFYTSEIHALLGENGAGKSTLVNIFSGLISPTQGSIKIADKVFKFRSPNDALNAGIAIVHQKPRLALNASVFENIMIGSGQKRFLSFINLRTEKQKIENLKSKWNIDLNLNAKIKNLSADKKFYTAMLSALYRNPKFLILDEPASVFTDKERITFFSMLKQNCMESKMGVILITHKVEEALNFSDRISVLKNGKMQGSFLTKSLLSDSSADIFIKKLLFSEDVFLMREKSVKKNIDKDKKEGVSLFNIYISFNSGLSSEIQKVEIEAESGSIIGLIGFPNSGIEYLEDILSGMVETKHGNIDTRYHSGYISIETKDEKKVFDCKLIKPSFLLKNKIGFIPSDRNFRGADANLSIEDILNCYRFKNAFFDKKDSEKFILSVLKTENIIAGKSRLEGTISGGQLQRLILARCLAENPEIIIASEPAWGLDMLSTEILMNKFRSLADQGKIILILTKEFDTASYKNYFDKVYILGKEN, via the coding sequence ATGAATAAAACCACGGCTGAACTTAGAGGTATTTATAAAATATATGAAACGGAAAACAGCCGTACCGGAGAAATATTTGTAAATGCCGCATTGAGTTATGTTGACATAGAGTTTTACACTTCTGAAATTCATGCTTTGCTCGGAGAGAACGGAGCCGGAAAATCTACACTGGTAAATATTTTTTCCGGACTTATTTCTCCGACGCAAGGTTCAATAAAGATAGCGGATAAAGTTTTTAAATTCAGATCTCCGAATGATGCTCTAAATGCCGGTATTGCAATTGTCCACCAAAAGCCGCGCCTTGCTTTAAATGCAAGCGTTTTTGAAAATATAATGATAGGCAGCGGACAAAAAAGATTTTTATCTTTTATAAATCTACGCACTGAAAAACAAAAAATAGAGAATTTAAAATCCAAATGGAATATTGATTTGAATTTAAATGCAAAGATAAAAAATCTCTCTGCCGATAAAAAATTTTATACTGCAATGCTTTCAGCTTTATATCGTAATCCCAAATTTTTAATTTTAGACGAACCTGCATCGGTTTTTACAGATAAAGAGCGGATAACCTTCTTTTCAATGTTAAAGCAGAACTGTATGGAGTCTAAGATGGGAGTAATTTTAATTACTCATAAGGTTGAAGAAGCTTTAAATTTTTCCGATCGAATTTCGGTTTTAAAAAATGGAAAAATGCAAGGTAGTTTTTTAACTAAATCATTGTTATCGGATAGCTCGGCAGATATTTTTATAAAAAAACTGCTCTTTTCTGAAGATGTATTTTTGATGCGTGAAAAATCGGTTAAAAAAAATATTGATAAAGATAAAAAAGAAGGTGTCTCGCTTTTTAACATATATATTTCTTTTAATTCAGGCCTTAGTTCTGAAATACAAAAAGTTGAAATTGAAGCTGAAAGCGGAAGTATTATCGGACTTATAGGTTTCCCTAATAGCGGTATTGAGTATTTGGAAGATATTTTATCCGGAATGGTAGAGACAAAGCATGGGAATATAGATACAAGATATCATAGTGGATATATTTCAATTGAAACAAAAGACGAAAAAAAAGTTTTTGATTGTAAACTAATTAAACCTTCCTTTCTTCTAAAAAACAAAATAGGCTTTATTCCGTCAGATCGTAATTTCCGCGGAGCTGATGCAAATCTTTCAATTGAAGATATTTTAAATTGTTATAGATTTAAAAATGCCTTTTTCGATAAAAAAGATTCAGAGAAATTTATTTTATCGGTATTAAAAACTGAAAATATAATTGCCGGCAAAAGCCGTTTGGAGGGAACTATTTCAGGGGGGCAACTCCAACGTTTAATATTGGCCCGTTGTCTTGCAGAAAATCCTGAAATTATAATAGCATCCGAACCGGCATGGGGTTTGGATATGCTGAGTACAGAAATACTTATGAATAAGTTTCGAAGTCTGGCAGATCAAGGTAAAATAATTTTAATATTGACAAAAGAATTTGACACGGCTTCTTATAAAAATTATTTTGATAAAGTTTATATTTTAGGAAAAGAAAATTGA
- a CDS encoding ABC transporter permease, protein MKKYGFLSSGPAFLLGTIVIIGFIALGSQDSRNALSQFFLKPFSSFWHFGNMLNKTSLLLFASLGSLFAFKCGCFNLGGEGQIYFAGLLTGILLQNTWTEPVFQLVITGLIVFFASGLIGFISGFFKIKFNADELLTSFLISAAILPAVNYLIGNPLRDTSGNLLALPPIADEFQLKSFLPPSSLNISFIFSLIAVLFFIVFFAKTKWGYRLRLSGTAPEFSRFAGFSIYAPPLAGMGISAGLHGLTGFFAITGTWYICHLSFSSGMGWAALAIALIAKNSFFAIIPTAFLYSWIQSASDAAVMSGSLVFDTAVFLQAVVFPFISANFLPIRLIKLLSRIKGCVFKRKK, encoded by the coding sequence TTGAAAAAATACGGATTTTTAAGTTCCGGACCGGCTTTTTTGTTAGGAACTATAGTAATAATTGGCTTCATTGCCCTAGGTTCCCAAGATTCGAGAAATGCTTTATCTCAATTCTTTTTAAAGCCTTTTTCGTCTTTTTGGCATTTCGGAAATATGCTGAATAAAACAAGCTTGCTCCTATTTGCTTCATTGGGCTCCTTATTTGCTTTTAAGTGCGGCTGTTTTAATTTAGGCGGGGAGGGGCAAATATATTTTGCAGGTCTTTTGACGGGAATCCTTTTGCAGAATACTTGGACAGAGCCTGTATTTCAACTTGTTATTACAGGTTTAATTGTGTTTTTTGCTTCAGGCTTAATCGGCTTTATTTCCGGTTTTTTTAAAATTAAATTTAATGCTGATGAGCTTTTAACTTCTTTTTTAATTTCAGCTGCTATTTTGCCTGCGGTAAATTATCTTATAGGAAATCCGTTGAGAGATACATCAGGCAATTTACTTGCTCTGCCCCCGATTGCCGATGAGTTTCAACTTAAAAGTTTTTTACCTCCTTCTTCTTTAAATATATCTTTTATATTTTCACTTATTGCGGTTTTATTTTTTATTGTTTTTTTTGCAAAAACAAAATGGGGATACCGTTTGCGTCTTTCCGGAACTGCTCCGGAGTTTTCAAGGTTTGCCGGTTTTTCAATTTATGCTCCTCCTCTTGCGGGTATGGGTATTTCTGCAGGGCTTCACGGCTTAACCGGCTTTTTTGCAATTACAGGAACTTGGTATATTTGTCATCTCTCTTTTTCTTCGGGAATGGGATGGGCTGCTCTTGCGATAGCTTTAATTGCAAAAAATAGTTTCTTTGCAATTATTCCTACTGCTTTTTTATACTCATGGATACAAAGTGCTTCAGATGCTGCTGTAATGTCAGGTTCTTTGGTGTTTGATACTGCCGTGTTTTTGCAGGCTGTAGTTTTTCCTTTTATTTCGGCCAATTTTTTACCTATAAGGTTAATAAAACTTCTTTCCCGTATAAAGGGTTGTGTTTTCAAAAGGAAAAAATAA
- a CDS encoding ABC transporter permease gives MIDALPVILKISAPLLFLVLAALLTEYAGSLAVFLEGAVIISAFFCALITIATGYPILGFIGSIILTSLVLFLLSLFTVKTNANSFLTGLSLNLFAAGIVPWASEVFLGKSGIISFEEFSSSSYILPSNNLIPFISALIFAFLIFLFLKHTSKGINLKYSGEAPDVLIAHGINPNNYKIFSWTMAGFFAACAGATLVFRLSAYTPNISAGRGWTALAAIFLGNKNPILCTVAVLIFSSAEYAVNIMQGSIQIPSGLLLSFPYVVALIFFIAAPSARKK, from the coding sequence ATGATTGATGCATTACCTGTTATTTTGAAAATTTCTGCTCCTCTTTTATTTTTGGTTTTAGCTGCTTTGCTGACGGAGTATGCCGGTTCTCTGGCTGTTTTTTTGGAAGGTGCAGTTATAATATCGGCATTTTTTTGCGCTCTTATAACAATCGCTACAGGTTATCCTATATTAGGATTTATAGGTTCAATTATTTTGACATCATTAGTCCTTTTTTTACTTTCCTTATTTACCGTTAAGACAAATGCAAATTCTTTTTTAACAGGACTCTCTTTAAATCTATTTGCAGCAGGAATTGTACCTTGGGCATCGGAAGTTTTTTTAGGAAAAAGCGGCATAATCTCATTTGAAGAGTTTTCATCTTCTTCTTATATTCTACCGTCAAACAATTTAATCCCGTTTATAAGTGCATTGATTTTTGCTTTTTTAATATTTTTATTTTTAAAGCACACCTCAAAAGGAATCAATTTAAAATATTCGGGTGAAGCGCCCGATGTTTTAATAGCCCACGGAATAAATCCTAATAATTATAAAATATTTTCATGGACTATGGCAGGTTTTTTTGCGGCTTGTGCCGGAGCAACTCTTGTGTTTCGCCTTTCAGCTTATACCCCCAATATAAGTGCAGGCCGAGGATGGACTGCCTTAGCCGCAATTTTTTTAGGTAATAAAAATCCTATTTTGTGCACTGTTGCCGTACTAATTTTTTCTTCAGCCGAATATGCCGTTAATATTATGCAGGGCTCAATACAAATTCCTTCAGGGCTTTTATTGTCTTTTCCCTATGTTGTAGCTCTAATCTTCTTTATTGCAGCACCTTCCGCGAGAAAAAAATAA
- a CDS encoding LemA family protein produces the protein MSKGLKTGLIILAVVLVLAFSLYNFFVGTYNSIVKAEENVKSAWSQVENVYQRRFDLIPNLVNTVKGYASHESKVFTDIAEARSKAGGVMQVSDEVLNNPESFAKFQQAQSELGSALQRLLVITENYPELKANQNFMDLQTQLEGTENRIAVERKRYNEAVQSYNVYIRQFPRSIIANMNGFREKAYFKADDQASTAPKVNF, from the coding sequence ATGAGTAAGGGTTTGAAAACCGGATTGATTATTTTGGCTGTCGTTCTTGTTTTGGCTTTCAGTTTATATAATTTTTTTGTAGGAACATATAATTCTATTGTCAAAGCAGAAGAGAATGTAAAGTCTGCATGGAGTCAGGTAGAAAATGTTTATCAAAGGCGTTTTGATCTAATTCCTAACTTGGTAAATACTGTAAAAGGCTATGCAAGTCATGAATCTAAGGTATTTACAGATATCGCAGAAGCAAGGTCAAAGGCCGGAGGGGTTATGCAGGTTTCCGATGAGGTTTTAAATAATCCGGAATCCTTTGCAAAATTTCAACAAGCTCAAAGCGAACTTGGATCAGCTTTGCAGCGCTTGTTGGTTATTACCGAAAACTATCCTGAGCTTAAGGCAAATCAAAACTTTATGGATTTACAAACCCAGCTTGAAGGAACGGAAAACCGTATTGCCGTTGAACGAAAAAGATATAATGAAGCCGTTCAATCATACAATGTTTATATAAGACAATTTCCTCGTTCTATTATTGCAAATATGAACGGCTTTAGAGAAAAGGCTTATTTTAAGGCTGATGATCAAGCATCAACCGCTCCTAAAGTTAACTTTTAA
- a CDS encoding TPM domain-containing protein: protein MQKDKILKKIIVLCFFIFYNFNSFGLAVPSLSGPVVDKAGILSRNEFNKIENFLLDLNNRSQVQIAVLIIPSLEGESIEDYSMQVAEKWKLGNKEKDSGALLVVAVKDKKLRIEVGYGLEQNLTDSRSGQIIQNFIAPQFRSGNYGEGIYDGLKAMAAYALEDESLLKEINASNEDDEGGFPQALLFLLFAYLMISKFSPGGLFWIFYLLSRSGRAGRSFSGRSSSRGSFFGGSIGRSSGRGFSGGGFSGGGGSFGGGGASGGW, encoded by the coding sequence ATGCAAAAAGATAAAATCTTAAAAAAGATAATTGTTTTATGTTTTTTTATCTTTTATAATTTTAATTCTTTCGGCTTAGCCGTTCCTTCGCTTTCCGGTCCTGTAGTTGACAAGGCCGGAATTCTTTCGAGGAATGAATTTAATAAAATAGAAAATTTCCTTTTGGACTTGAACAATAGGTCTCAGGTTCAGATAGCTGTTTTGATAATTCCGTCCTTAGAAGGCGAATCTATTGAAGATTATTCTATGCAGGTTGCCGAAAAATGGAAGTTGGGTAATAAAGAAAAAGACTCAGGAGCTCTTTTGGTGGTTGCTGTTAAGGATAAAAAGCTTCGTATTGAGGTAGGTTACGGACTTGAACAAAACTTGACAGATTCAAGAAGCGGTCAAATCATCCAAAACTTTATCGCTCCTCAATTCCGTTCGGGTAATTACGGAGAAGGAATTTATGACGGACTCAAGGCTATGGCGGCTTATGCTTTAGAAGACGAAAGCCTCTTAAAAGAAATCAATGCATCAAATGAAGATGATGAAGGCGGATTTCCGCAAGCCTTATTGTTTTTACTTTTTGCCTATCTTATGATTTCAAAATTTTCTCCGGGAGGGCTTTTTTGGATATTCTACTTGCTCTCCCGAAGCGGCAGAGCGGGACGTTCCTTTAGCGGAAGATCATCTTCAAGAGGTTCCTTTTTCGGCGGGTCTATAGGAAGATCGTCAGGCCGCGGTTTTTCTGGCGGAGGATTTTCAGGAGGAGGCGGCAGCTTCGGCGGCGGCGGTGCCTCAGGAGGTTGGTAG
- a CDS encoding glycerophosphodiester phosphodiesterase — MRKVLNFAHRGFRSKYPENTMLAFSKAADLGVDGIEFDVHLSSDGVPVIIHDEALDRTCNASGLVKDFFFADLKKINAAANFKSSEASSGIKHLDEKIPSLEEYFDFIKNKDIISNIELKTGVFEYPGIEEKVYALLKKYNLQDKCIISSFNHESVLRMKKTDSSLVCGFLVDSWDLHPAAYLKKYGVECYHPPAYRLTKEFVDELHNEGLRVNAWFGSIQTDYSQVLSTGLDSIITDYPDKIAALL; from the coding sequence ATGAGGAAAGTTCTTAATTTTGCCCACAGAGGTTTCAGAAGTAAGTATCCTGAAAACACGATGCTTGCTTTTTCTAAAGCAGCGGACTTAGGCGTTGACGGTATAGAGTTCGATGTGCACCTTTCTTCCGACGGTGTACCCGTTATCATTCATGATGAAGCATTGGATAGGACATGTAATGCTTCAGGTCTTGTAAAAGATTTTTTCTTTGCCGACTTAAAAAAAATAAATGCCGCAGCAAATTTTAAAAGTTCGGAAGCTTCAAGCGGAATAAAACATTTGGATGAAAAGATTCCTTCTCTTGAAGAGTATTTTGATTTTATAAAAAATAAGGATATTATTTCCAACATCGAATTAAAGACAGGTGTTTTTGAATATCCTGGAATAGAAGAAAAGGTATATGCTCTTTTAAAAAAATATAATCTGCAAGACAAATGTATTATTTCTTCTTTTAACCATGAAAGTGTTTTGAGGATGAAAAAGACAGATTCTTCCCTTGTATGCGGCTTTTTGGTTGATTCTTGGGATTTGCATCCGGCCGCTTATTTAAAGAAGTATGGCGTAGAGTGTTATCATCCTCCTGCATATAGGCTTACAAAAGAATTTGTCGATGAGCTTCATAATGAAGGCCTTAGGGTCAATGCTTGGTTCGGTTCAATTCAAACGGATTATTCCCAAGTTTTAAGTACAGGTTTGGATTCAATTATAACGGACTATCCTGATAAAATTGCCGCTTTATTATAA
- a CDS encoding patatin-like phospholipase family protein: MKWALVLSGGGAKGLAYIGMFKALEELNCPLPDCIVGCSMGAIIGGLYASGMTVDEMISFFSKGFDLTDYLDVSHLGFGLTKLTKLLQIGVGLNNLISHQGADSGERSLTLFKKLSCYQTFDQLKIPFYCNATDLCEGNEVVFDKGLLADAMRASYSYPGFFAPFNYNGKLFVDGCVKNNTPVWIAKEKGFKNILAVTLGTFKAINNDDIDSSIAILTRCLEVASIRSDYRVCNTPTHILDIDMKKTAAYDFSDPLYPIQHGYAVTMNNRENLLDFFQDGISGFLYRRKMTKKVIRRLKNEKGF; this comes from the coding sequence ATGAAATGGGCGTTGGTTTTATCGGGCGGAGGCGCAAAGGGCCTTGCCTATATTGGAATGTTTAAAGCTCTTGAAGAATTGAACTGTCCGCTTCCTGATTGTATAGTCGGCTGTTCTATGGGGGCGATTATCGGCGGGCTCTATGCTTCAGGCATGACCGTAGATGAGATGATTTCTTTTTTTTCAAAAGGTTTTGATCTAACCGACTATCTGGATGTATCTCATTTGGGTTTTGGACTTACTAAGTTGACAAAGCTTTTACAAATCGGAGTAGGTTTAAATAATTTAATTTCTCATCAAGGAGCAGACTCAGGTGAAAGGAGTTTAACTCTTTTTAAAAAACTTTCCTGTTATCAAACATTTGATCAGCTTAAGATTCCTTTCTATTGTAACGCAACCGATTTATGTGAAGGGAATGAGGTGGTTTTTGATAAGGGATTATTGGCTGATGCGATGAGAGCTTCATACTCCTATCCCGGTTTTTTTGCTCCGTTTAATTATAACGGAAAACTTTTTGTAGACGGTTGTGTAAAAAATAATACTCCTGTTTGGATTGCTAAGGAAAAAGGTTTTAAAAATATCTTGGCCGTTACGCTTGGAACTTTTAAGGCAATAAATAATGATGATATAGATTCTTCGATTGCAATTTTAACACGATGTTTGGAAGTCGCTTCAATACGATCCGACTATAGAGTATGTAATACTCCGACTCATATTCTCGATATTGACATGAAAAAAACTGCTGCCTATGATTTTTCTGATCCTCTTTACCCGATTCAACATGGATATGCCGTAACTATGAATAATCGGGAAAATCTTCTTGATTTTTTTCAAGATGGTATTTCAGGTTTTTTATACAGAAGAAAAATGACAAAGAAAGTTATTAGGCGTTTAAAAAATGAAAAAGGTTTTTGA
- a CDS encoding NusG domain II-containing protein — translation MKKVFDNIKILDFLILTVITAIIITVSLFIYSADSSSLYLSVRTPKGYWIYPMEENIDFAVEGEIGIVNIKIEGGEAFVVSSTCSNKSCILAPRLKNHGDWNACLPNKVFLSVEKK, via the coding sequence ATGAAAAAGGTTTTTGATAATATTAAAATCTTAGATTTTTTAATACTCACTGTTATTACCGCTATTATAATTACTGTTTCCCTCTTTATATATTCAGCGGATAGCTCTTCTTTATATTTATCGGTAAGAACTCCTAAAGGATATTGGATTTATCCAATGGAAGAAAATATAGATTTTGCCGTAGAAGGTGAGATAGGTATTGTAAATATAAAAATAGAAGGAGGCGAAGCTTTTGTTGTCAGTTCAACTTGCTCAAATAAAAGCTGTATTTTAGCTCCAAGATTAAAAAATCACGGCGATTGGAATGCCTGCCTGCCGAATAAGGTCTTTTTATCGGTAGAAAAAAAATAA
- the metG gene encoding methionine--tRNA ligase yields MKRKLVTSALPYVNNFPHLGNLIQVLSADVFARFCRLKEYETLYICGTDEYGTATETKALEEKKSPEELCSFYHAIHAEIYNWFNIAFDYFGRTSTPQQTEITQGIFNDLDKNGYITEHTIEQLYCPSCKRFLADRYVLGTCPSCSYDGARGDQCEHCGKLLDPTDLKEPRCSSCGASPEVRSTTHLYINLPKIVPEYKKWMPKTAEEGRWSNNALQMSKSWLRDGLQERAITRDLKWGIPVPKKGFEDKVFYVWFDAPIGYISITKCWADLAEKDWKAWWLDQNDVELFQFIGKDNIPFHTVIFPCSLIGSGKNWTKLFHMSGTEYLNYENGKFSKSKGVGVFGNDAKESGIPADMWRFYIFYNRPEKNDTQFTWKDFQERVNSELIGNLCNLVNRTATFIHRYYDGKIPQVDGAKSGREDIKSMVKSLRDAASASFKKIRELSDWAELRDSFHEAFALSSVANKAFQDGEPWKRRETDPEYAEALMSELCYLIKDILILIHPYMPQYADQAAGFFGQKIWSGNIFDGNAPQFNKPEGVFLSWKNLGEREGLKTVENPVIIFKTLDNKVIDAYRDRYSGSQKDRKKSEKGCSACKDGGSSKSDAVSSAKPEVKLSPAELFSKKIALKTAKIISVERHPDADKLYIEKLDDGSGEERTILSGLVPFLKEDEILGKTVIIADNLKPRKMRGIESKGMLLAASWYDEEEKEHVELLQAPWTAPGTPVILEGDADPSDPEAVKAFYAQKPAAIDADTFFAAPILIEDYIPKIEGKKPLAAGKEMKLEKVKTGEAG; encoded by the coding sequence ATGAAACGAAAATTAGTAACCTCGGCTTTGCCCTATGTAAACAATTTTCCCCATTTGGGAAACTTAATTCAAGTATTATCCGCTGATGTATTTGCGCGCTTTTGCCGCTTAAAAGAATATGAAACTCTTTATATTTGCGGCACCGATGAATACGGAACCGCTACCGAGACAAAGGCTCTCGAAGAAAAAAAGAGCCCCGAAGAGCTATGCTCATTCTATCATGCAATTCATGCTGAAATTTACAATTGGTTTAATATTGCCTTCGACTATTTTGGAAGAACTTCTACACCGCAGCAGACCGAAATAACTCAGGGTATTTTTAATGACCTCGATAAAAACGGTTACATTACCGAGCATACTATAGAACAGCTTTACTGCCCATCCTGTAAGCGCTTTTTGGCCGACCGCTATGTATTGGGCACCTGCCCTTCATGTTCCTATGACGGAGCAAGGGGCGATCAGTGCGAGCATTGCGGAAAACTTTTAGATCCTACCGATTTAAAAGAACCCCGTTGTTCCTCTTGCGGGGCATCTCCCGAAGTGCGCTCTACAACCCATCTTTATATAAACCTTCCCAAAATCGTACCGGAGTACAAAAAGTGGATGCCTAAGACGGCAGAGGAGGGAAGATGGTCAAACAATGCCCTTCAAATGTCAAAAAGCTGGCTTAGGGACGGCCTCCAAGAAAGGGCTATAACAAGGGACCTTAAATGGGGAATCCCCGTGCCCAAAAAAGGCTTTGAAGACAAGGTTTTTTATGTATGGTTCGATGCTCCAATAGGCTATATTTCGATAACAAAATGCTGGGCTGACCTTGCCGAAAAGGATTGGAAGGCATGGTGGCTTGATCAAAATGATGTAGAGCTTTTTCAATTTATCGGAAAAGACAATATTCCCTTCCATACGGTAATCTTCCCCTGTTCTCTCATAGGTTCCGGAAAAAATTGGACAAAACTCTTTCACATGTCCGGCACCGAGTACCTTAATTACGAGAACGGAAAATTTTCAAAGTCGAAGGGAGTGGGCGTTTTCGGAAACGATGCCAAAGAATCGGGTATCCCTGCCGATATGTGGAGATTCTACATCTTTTATAACCGCCCCGAAAAGAACGACACCCAGTTTACATGGAAGGATTTTCAGGAGAGGGTAAACAGCGAGCTTATCGGAAACCTCTGCAATCTTGTAAACAGGACTGCCACCTTTATTCACCGCTATTATGATGGCAAAATACCTCAAGTTGACGGAGCAAAATCAGGTCGGGAGGATATAAAGAGTATGGTAAAATCTTTAAGAGATGCCGCCTCTGCAAGCTTCAAAAAGATAAGGGAGCTTTCGGATTGGGCCGAGCTTAGAGATTCCTTCCATGAAGCCTTTGCCCTTTCCTCAGTTGCAAACAAGGCCTTTCAAGATGGAGAGCCTTGGAAGAGGCGCGAAACCGACCCTGAATATGCCGAAGCCCTTATGTCCGAGCTTTGCTATCTTATAAAGGATATTTTAATTTTAATTCATCCCTATATGCCCCAATACGCCGATCAGGCCGCAGGCTTTTTCGGACAAAAGATTTGGTCGGGAAATATCTTTGACGGTAATGCTCCGCAATTTAATAAGCCGGAAGGAGTCTTCCTTTCATGGAAAAATTTAGGCGAAAGGGAAGGGCTTAAAACGGTAGAAAACCCCGTAATCATCTTTAAGACCCTCGACAACAAGGTCATCGATGCCTATCGTGACCGCTATTCGGGAAGCCAAAAGGACAGAAAAAAATCGGAAAAAGGCTGTTCAGCTTGTAAGGACGGCGGCTCTTCAAAGTCCGATGCTGTTTCTTCTGCAAAGCCGGAAGTTAAACTCTCTCCGGCCGAGCTTTTTTCCAAAAAGATTGCCTTAAAAACCGCCAAGATTATATCCGTCGAAAGACATCCCGATGCCGACAAGCTTTACATCGAAAAGCTTGATGACGGCTCAGGCGAAGAAAGAACAATCCTTTCAGGTCTTGTCCCCTTTTTGAAGGAAGACGAAATCTTAGGAAAAACCGTCATAATTGCAGACAACCTAAAACCACGAAAGATGCGCGGTATCGAGTCGAAGGGGATGCTTTTGGCGGCAAGCTGGTATGATGAAGAAGAAAAAGAGCATGTTGAGCTTCTTCAAGCCCCATGGACCGCTCCCGGAACGCCCGTAATCCTTGAAGGCGATGCCGATCCTTCCGACCCTGAGGCTGTAAAAGCCTTTTACGCACAAAAACCGGCAGCGATAGACGCAGATACCTTCTTTGCCGCTCCCATATTGATAGAAGATTATATTCCTAAAATTGAGGGTAAAAAACCTTTGGCTGCCGGAAAAGAAATGAAGCTTGAAAAGGTAAAAACCGGAGAAGCGGGATAG
- a CDS encoding ATP-binding protein, with protein MKIERSEYIEKLENRLHNGMIKVVTGIRRSGKSYLIFELFREYLLQNKTDENHIIKIELERLENRKFRQPEQALDYIKSFIKDDKMHYIFLDEIQMMEDFVEVLNSLLHIKNADVYVTGSNSKFLSSDILTEFRGRGDEIHVYPLSFKEVMSFSSENPYRTWANYIIYGGLPLVQSMNTEEQKIGYLTKLFEETYIKDIVERNKIEKVVELNDMINILASSIGSLTNPSKILNTFQSKLKSKISLNTIRSYLEYLKNAYVISEANRYDVKGRRYIGTPLKYYFEDIGLRNARLGFRQTEESHLMENIIYNELKRRGFSVDVGSLENQKTMDVKNRERFFLEIDFVANLGSKRYYIQSALNMSAEEKEKQEKASLLEIKDSFKKIIIVKDGLPVRRDESGIVTMDLFDFLLNAESLGD; from the coding sequence ATGAAAATTGAAAGATCTGAATACATTGAAAAGCTGGAAAATAGACTTCATAATGGAATGATAAAAGTAGTAACGGGAATTCGCAGAAGCGGAAAATCCTATTTAATTTTTGAATTATTTAGGGAATATTTGCTGCAAAATAAAACCGATGAAAATCACATTATAAAAATAGAATTGGAGCGGTTGGAAAATAGAAAGTTTAGACAACCGGAACAGGCCTTGGATTATATCAAATCTTTTATCAAAGATGATAAGATGCACTATATTTTTTTGGATGAAATTCAAATGATGGAAGATTTTGTAGAAGTGTTAAATTCTTTGCTCCATATTAAAAATGCAGATGTGTATGTTACAGGCAGTAATTCCAAATTTTTATCCAGCGATATTTTGACGGAATTTCGAGGCAGAGGCGATGAAATCCATGTATATCCCTTATCTTTCAAAGAAGTGATGAGTTTTTCTTCAGAAAATCCGTATAGGACATGGGCAAATTATATCATTTATGGCGGATTGCCCCTTGTGCAGAGTATGAATACCGAAGAACAGAAAATCGGTTATTTGACTAAATTATTTGAGGAAACCTATATTAAAGATATTGTTGAAAGAAACAAAATTGAAAAAGTTGTAGAACTGAATGATATGATAAACATATTGGCCTCTTCCATCGGTTCATTGACCAATCCAAGCAAGATTTTAAATACTTTTCAAAGTAAATTGAAATCTAAAATCAGTTTAAATACCATTCGGAGTTATTTGGAATATCTTAAAAATGCCTATGTAATTAGTGAAGCAAATCGATATGATGTAAAAGGCCGAAGATACATAGGAACACCGCTAAAATATTATTTTGAAGATATTGGGCTTAGGAATGCAAGACTCGGATTCAGACAGACTGAAGAATCACACCTCATGGAAAATATTATTTATAATGAACTCAAAAGAAGAGGATTTTCTGTAGATGTAGGTTCTCTCGAAAACCAAAAAACAATGGACGTCAAAAACAGAGAAAGATTTTTTTTGGAGATAGACTTTGTAGCGAATTTGGGAAGCAAGAGATACTATATCCAATCAGCACTTAACATGTCTGCAGAGGAAAAGGAGAAGCAGGAAAAAGCTTCATTACTTGAGATTAAGGATTCTTTTAAAAAAATAATCATTGTTAAAGATGGTCTGCCTGTCAGACGGGATGAAAGCGGAATTGTAACAATGGATCTGTTTGATTTTCTGTTAAATGCAGAATCATTGGGAGATTAA